One genomic segment of Impatiens glandulifera chromosome 6, dImpGla2.1, whole genome shotgun sequence includes these proteins:
- the LOC124942366 gene encoding uncharacterized protein LOC124942366 — protein METTDQQRPLPGLRQFKLKKFFKLCMRSLLTSCSQEDFSKIFSNFSQPEQRRIYRVLVEVISSLHGNIEDEFETTCLETKAYTILDTVEQLVQQHSLDSLSSEMTPSISDVWLDLSKAKEDEIENLTDMLEKAEKENSAMRARIDQLRKEIIENSVSRDGV, from the exons ATGGAGACAACCGATCAACAACGCCCTCTTCCTGGGTTGCGTCAGTTCAAATTgaagaaattttttaaattgtgtaTGCGGTCTTTGTTAACATCATGTTCGCAAGAG GATTTCTCCaaaatattctcaaattttagTCAACCTGAGCAACGGCGTATTTATAGAGTACTTGTTGAG GTCATTTCTTCCTTGCATGGAAATATAGAG GATGAATTTGAAACCACATGTCTTGAGACAAAG GCTTATACCATTCTTGACACTGTTGAACAACTTGTCCAACAACATAGTCTGGACTCTCTGTCTTCTGAAAT GACTCCTAGCATCAGTGATGTTTGGCTTGATCTATCAAAAGCCAAGGAGGATGAGATTGAAAACTTGACAGACATGCTAGAGAAG GCTGAAAAGGAAAACTCTGCTATGAGAGCTCGTATTGATCAGTTGAGAAAGgaaattattgaaaattcaGTCTCTAGAGATGGTGTATAA
- the LOC124942223 gene encoding serine/threonine-protein kinase KIPK2-like translates to MGSFSPSCEIVEVNDEQMHQIIKLGSNKSLEDDINKIFEAISLKVSTKDQILNHSVSSPISKDSLQKSFRSGFPPSPDTRPSLKHALRRQCISQASEMAAIKRLSSPICSPRISEASRITSLYKSVVVEADTLLSETKPKSEENNVATEKNMSESVPVQSLLKSKTDSKEKKHLSVSSVHTSLPPKPRQKGNLQEEANVSSTLIKANNKGSRPARKVLRVARPVSAKRPIIKKDLKPKMITTNPNPNKGELLCQKCQCALANQKKEDVKHLGLEDHKKVNQNASIENSDDFHDNNRDEEEEESNMSSSINTTGRPHMSKNIKWEAIKHVRKLRGGLGLKHFNLLKKLGSGDIGTVYLAELIGTNCLFAIKVMDNDYLARRKKMVRAISEREILKMLDHPFLPTLYAEFVSDNLSCLVMEYCPGGDLHVLRQKQPGRYFPEASARFYVAEVLLALEYLHVLGVIYRDLKPENILVSEDGHIMLTDFDLSFRCEVNPTLLEFPSSYKQPPRISNACTGSNCIDPFCVRPSCEVSCFGPWLLPKSNKVKNSKPELPQLVAEPTDARSNSFVGTHEYLAPEIIKGDGHGSAVDWWTFGILIYELLYGKTPFKGLGNEETLANVVFESLEFPETPMVSFHARELIRGLLVKEPENRLGFERGAAELKKHPFFDGLNWALIRCAIPPQLPEFYNVGVVNVTTTSQEGNSEFELF, encoded by the exons ATGGGTTCATTTTCCCCTTCCTGTGAAATTGTTGAAGTCAATGATGAACAGATGCACCAAATTATTAAGCTTGGTTCCAATAAGAGCTTGGAAGATGATATCAATAAGATTTTTGAGGCAATCAGCCTCAAAGTTTCAACGAAGGATCAAATACTGAATCATTCCGTCTCGAGTCCCATAAGTAAAGATTCTTTACAGAAATCATTCAGATCAGGTTTCCCTCCTTCACCAGATACTAGGCCTTCTTTGAAACATGCACTTAGAAGGCAATGCATTTCTCAAGCATCAGAAATGGCTGCGATCAAACGGTTGTCAAGTCCAATATGTTCTCCTCGGATTTCAGAAGCCAGTAGGATTACAAGTTTATACAAGTCAGTTGTAGTTGAAGCTGATACATTATTATCAGAGACAAAACCGAAAAGTGAGGAAAACAATGTAGCAACTGAGAAGAACATGTCTGAATCAGTACCAGTTCAGAGTCTTCTAAAATCAAAGACAGATTCGAAGGAGAAAAAACATTTATCTGTTTCGTCAGTTCACACGAGCTTACCTCCAAAACCGAGGCAGAAAGGAAATTTACAAGAAGAGGCTAATGTTTCATCTACATTAATCAAGGCCAATAATAAGGGTAGTAGACCAGCCAGAAAGGTTTTACGTGTGGCTAGACCAGTCTCGGCAAAACGTCCTATCATCAAGAAAGATTTGAAACCGAAGATGATTACCACTAACCCCAATCCAAACAAAGGGGAATTGCTTTGCCAAAAATGCCAATGTGCCTTAGCAAATCAGAAGAAGGAAGATGTGAAACACTTGGGCTTGGAAGATCATAAGAAAGTGAACCAGAATGCAAGCATAGAAAATAGTGATGATTTCCATGATAACAACcgggatgaagaagaagaagagagtaATATGAGCAGTTCAATTAACACAACAGGAAGGCCACACATGTCGAAAAACATAAAATGGGAAGCAATCAAGCATGTTAGAAAGCTGCGAGGAGGATTAGGACTGAAACACTTCAATCTCTTAAAGAAACTCGGTTCTGGAGATATTGGGACAGTTTATCTTGCTGAATTGATCGGTACTAACTGCTTGTTTGCTATAAAAGTCATGGATAATGATTATTTGGCTAGAAGAAAGAAAATGGTAAGGGCCATTAGTGAAAGAGAAATATTGAAGATGTTAGATCACCCGTTTCTTCCCACTCTGTATGCAGAGTTTGTTTCAGATAATCTATCCTGCTTAGTTATGGAGTACTGTCCCGGAGGTGATTTACATGTTCTAAGACAGAAGCAGCCTGGAAGATATTTTCCCGAAGCTTCTGCGAG GTTTTACGTTGCTGAGGTTCTCCTTGCTTTGGAATACCTCCATGTGCTTGGTGTCATCTACCGAGATTTAAAACCAGAAAATATATTAGTAAGTGAAGATGGTCACATAATGCTGACAGATTTCGATCTTTCGTTTAGATGTGAAGTGAACCCGACCCTCTTAGAGTTTCCTTCTTCATATAAACAACCCCCGAGAATCTCCAACGCATGCACCGGTTCCAACTGCATCGACCCATTCTGCGTAAGACCATCATGCGAAGTGTCATGCTTTGGTCCCTGGCTATTACCAAAATCCAACAAAGTAAAAAACTCAAAACCCGAGTTGCCACAGTTAGTGGCTGAGCCAACCGATGCTCGTTCTAACTCATTTGTAGGTACCCATGAATACTTAGCACCTGAAATCATCAAAGGAGATGGCCATGGAAGTGCAGTTGATTGGTGGACTTTTGGGATATTGATTTACGAGCTTTTATATGGGAAGACACCATTTAAAGGGCTGGGAAACGAAGAAACATTAGCTAATGTTGTTTTCGAGAGCCTCGAGTTTCCTGAAACTCCAATGGTGAGTTTTCATGCTAGGGAACTCATACGTGGGCTGTTAGTAAAGGAACCTGAGAATAGGCTTGGATTTGAGAGAGGAGCTGCAGAGTTGAAGAAACATCCTTTCTTTGATGGATTGAATTGGGCTTTAATAAGATGCGCTATACCACCTCAATTGCCCGAGTTCTATAATGTAGGAGTTGTGAATGTGACTACTACTTCTCAGGAAGGAAACTCGGAATTCGAGTTGTTTTAG
- the LOC124942353 gene encoding double-stranded RNA-binding protein 1-like — protein sequence MYKSKLHQFCQQNLWKLPEYSNSKDGPDHNSCFTTTITVNGVSFQSSTPCRTIKAAQDSAAEVALNHLSDSGSNSEANDNSLSSALPASQNGLEAELTIQEHTGNVTQSLLIPSGVKRNKKSQDGHHWYKHRLQIYAQKKNIDLPGYSFERQGPQHASRFKCKVTVGGQCYESTNFFVTLKEAQNDAAKIAFDQISLNEDQKDDFVLHKNALQELAHKRGFLSPSYTTTSCGPGHAPTFLATVLVDGKMYQGVAAKSKKQAEVNAAKSAYDSLKNGALHLNEQHQPIALTEENLQMAIKCETQLESKEPVPSEPNTQTAADNGKAIMCETQLENKEPVLSEPNTQTAADNGKAIMCETQLENKEPVLSEPNTKTAADNGKAIMCETQLENKEPVLSEPNTKTAADNGKRPRSPTQCENVLQARKEMTIERPLHKILVYSSQSPRPKVPNLEGK from the exons ATGTACAAATCTAAGCTTCATCAATTCTGTCAACAGAACCTATGGAAACTTCCAGAGTATTCGAATTCAAAGGATGGTCCAGATCACAACTCGTGTTTCACCACCACTATCACCGTTAACGGCGTTAGCTTTCAATCTTCCACTCCTTGCCGAACTATTAAAGCAGCTCAGGATAGCGCCGCTGAGGTTGCTTTGAATCATTTATCTGATTCCGGTTCTAACTCTGAAGCGAATGATAATTCTTTGTCTTCTG CTCTCCCTGCTTCACAAAATGGATTGGAAGCTGAATTGACTATACAAGAACACACGGGAAATGTGACTCAAAGTCTTCTTATCCCTTCAGGAGTAAAACGCAACAAGAAGTCTCAAG ATGGACACCATTGGTACAAACATCGACTACAAATATATgctcaaaagaaaaatatagatTTGCCTGGATATTCATTTGAGCGTCAAGGTCCTCAACATGCTAGTCGTTTCAAGTGTAAGGTTACTGTTGGTGGACAGTGTTACGAGAGTACAAATTTTTTCGTCACTCTAAAAGAAGCTCAAAATGATGCAGCAAAGATTGCTTTCGAccaaatttcattaaatgaaGATCAGAAG GAtgattttgttcttcataaaaATGCCTTGCAAGAATTGGCTCACAAAAGAGGCTTCTTGAGTCCAAGTTATACGACTACAAGTTGTGGTCCAGGTCACGCGCCTACTTTCCTTGCAACGGTGTTAGTAGATGGAAAAATGTATCAAGGGGTAGCTGCGAAAAGCAAAAAACAGGCTGAAGTCAACGCAGCAAAGTCAGCATATGATTCACTTAAAAATG GAGCATTGCACTTAAATGAACAACATCAGCCTATAGCTCTCACCGAGGAGAATCTTCAAATGG cTATAAAGTGTGAAACACAACTAGAGAGCAAAGAACCGGTTCCGAGCGAGCCAAATACCCAAACTGCTGCCGATAATGGTAAAGCTATAATGTGTGAAACACAACTAGAGAACAAAGAACCAGTTCTGAGCGAGCCAAATACCCAAACTGCTGCCGACAATGGTAAAGCTATAATGTGTGAAACACAATTAGAGAACAAAGAACCGGTTCTGAGCGAGCCAAATACCAAAACTGCTGCCGACAATGGTAAAGCTATAATGTGTGAAACACAACTAGAGAACAAAGAACCGGTTCTGAGCGAGCCAAATACCAAAACTGCTGCCGACAATGGTAAAAGGCCAAGGAGCCCAACACAATGTGAAAATGT GCTGCAAGCTAGAAAAGAAATGACCATTGAGAGGCCTCTTCATAAGATTTTGGTGTATTCAAGTCAAAGTCCAAGGCCAAAGGTCCCTAATTTGGAGGGAAAGTGA